The following proteins are encoded in a genomic region of Paenibacillus sp. FSL R7-0273:
- a CDS encoding Ig-like domain-containing protein — MILLTAAAFPVNVFAAAGDTNSIDFDSSAKVELTVGQTPKQLKVYANIEGASSKRDVTAASTWVSSNTNAVKVINGLLTPVDTGTAMITATYLNAVATLEVSVTHPFKDMTLERSSDGNYKLGDSEETLLVKAKATGGQSATSVKDVSDDADWSSSNTGVLTIEDGQITLVGEGTATVTAKFKGLTATFKAKVELPYSAIVLKEDNVAVKELELLVGDSPLELTAATKATENSPEKDIADLAEWTSSNEGVATVDKGTITVVGTGKAVITAKYLGVSKSVDVYVRAPYEAILLSPSEDQTLFLGESLQAKAEMRNAVNSRQNQSSDATWTSDNLLAATVTKDAAAATISGKAVGTAVIKAENLGVSKTLKVTVLPTVTELSVDKSELEIYTADTASLPKVSGTKLDGTKLDLSQEIEWTSANEEIAEIKDGKLAGVKAGTVTITGKIKAGNVPAGTASPIRAKTVEVKVTVQNKVLVLIGPEDALGLVIGEEQTLPSVNAVLENGEEIDVTSTITWEVTGTNAVLRQTANGKVIKGLTKGSANLKGTYSNKTITIPVTIEQKVVKLVVEPATVDLNLKASKAIKVTGYFANGKSANFSGAMNWESSNPAVATVKGTTVKAVAEGTATMTGSYQGIAATVKVNVVPKLTKLTVNQTKLALAAGSSQSVVVTALYDTGKTAVVTGSVVWTSSKPSVAKVNASGTITAVGKGTTSIKGKWNNKTVTVSVTVK; from the coding sequence ATGATATTACTAACTGCCGCAGCTTTTCCGGTAAACGTCTTTGCAGCTGCAGGCGATACCAACTCGATCGATTTTGACAGTTCGGCAAAAGTGGAGCTTACGGTTGGACAAACCCCGAAACAGCTTAAGGTTTATGCCAACATTGAAGGGGCTTCTTCCAAAAGGGATGTTACCGCAGCTTCAACCTGGGTATCTTCCAATACAAATGCAGTAAAAGTAATCAACGGCCTGCTGACACCGGTCGATACGGGTACGGCGATGATTACAGCTACTTATCTCAATGCGGTAGCTACCCTTGAGGTGTCTGTAACCCATCCCTTCAAGGATATGACTCTGGAGCGCAGCTCTGACGGTAATTATAAATTAGGTGACAGTGAGGAAACGCTGCTCGTCAAAGCCAAAGCAACAGGCGGCCAATCCGCCACTTCGGTTAAAGATGTCTCGGATGATGCGGACTGGAGCAGCTCCAACACGGGCGTACTGACCATTGAAGACGGCCAGATCACCCTGGTTGGCGAAGGTACAGCGACGGTTACCGCCAAATTCAAAGGCTTGACTGCTACTTTTAAAGCCAAGGTAGAGCTGCCTTATTCGGCCATTGTTCTAAAAGAAGATAATGTGGCTGTTAAGGAGCTTGAGCTGCTGGTCGGCGACAGTCCGCTGGAATTGACTGCTGCAACCAAAGCTACTGAAAATAGCCCGGAAAAGGATATTGCCGACCTGGCGGAATGGACAAGCTCCAATGAAGGTGTTGCTACAGTAGATAAGGGTACAATTACAGTGGTGGGTACTGGTAAAGCTGTGATTACGGCAAAATACCTTGGTGTATCCAAGTCTGTAGATGTATATGTACGTGCTCCTTATGAGGCGATTCTGTTGTCTCCTTCTGAGGATCAGACGCTTTTCCTGGGAGAGAGCCTGCAGGCAAAGGCGGAAATGAGAAATGCCGTGAACTCCAGGCAGAACCAGTCCTCCGATGCAACCTGGACTTCTGACAACCTGCTGGCGGCAACTGTAACCAAGGACGCTGCAGCTGCAACTATTAGCGGCAAGGCGGTTGGTACAGCGGTTATTAAGGCGGAGAACCTTGGAGTCAGCAAAACATTGAAGGTGACCGTGCTGCCTACAGTTACAGAGCTGAGTGTAGACAAGTCCGAGCTGGAAATCTATACTGCGGATACAGCCAGCCTGCCTAAGGTTAGCGGTACGAAGCTGGACGGCACGAAGCTGGACCTCAGCCAGGAAATCGAATGGACCTCAGCCAATGAGGAAATAGCAGAAATTAAGGACGGCAAGCTTGCCGGTGTTAAAGCTGGTACTGTTACTATTACAGGTAAAATCAAAGCAGGGAATGTCCCTGCAGGAACAGCTTCTCCGATCCGTGCCAAAACCGTGGAAGTGAAGGTTACCGTACAGAACAAGGTGCTGGTGCTGATCGGACCTGAGGATGCACTGGGTCTTGTAATCGGTGAAGAGCAGACGCTGCCGTCAGTAAATGCTGTGCTTGAGAACGGCGAAGAGATTGATGTTACAAGCACCATTACCTGGGAGGTTACCGGAACCAATGCGGTCCTCAGGCAGACCGCAAACGGAAAGGTCATTAAAGGCCTGACCAAAGGCTCGGCTAATCTCAAAGGAACCTATTCCAACAAAACAATCACCATTCCTGTGACTATTGAACAGAAGGTTGTAAAGCTGGTCGTTGAGCCTGCTACAGTGGATCTGAACCTTAAGGCCTCGAAGGCGATCAAGGTAACCGGATATTTTGCCAACGGCAAGTCTGCGAACTTCTCCGGTGCAATGAACTGGGAGTCCTCGAACCCGGCTGTGGCAACCGTGAAGGGAACAACCGTTAAGGCTGTAGCCGAAGGTACGGCAACCATGACCGGTTCCTATCAGGGCATCGCAGCTACCGTGAAGGTTAACGTTGTACCTAAGCTGACTAAGCTGACTGTAAACCAAACCAAGCTGGCACTTGCTGCCGGGTCATCCCAGAGCGTTGTTGTAACAGCTCTTTATGATACCGGCAAAACAGCGGTCGTAACCGGCAGCGTAGTCTGGACAAGCTCCAAGCCTTCCGTAGCGAAGGTGAATGCTTCCGGTACGATTACAGCGGTGGGCAAAGGAACAACGTCCATCAAAGGAAAATGGAACAATAAGACCGTAACGGTATCGGTTACTGTAAAATAA
- a CDS encoding NUDIX hydrolase yields the protein MAHKQISAGGVVYRRGSAGLEIQLIVDRYGRVALPKGKMEEGETVEETALREIREETGAVGMIRAPIDIIKYTYEHRTYGTVDKEVHYFLVEAVGGITKAQAEEINAVEWHGADAAWERGKSRLYANNVPILQKAMSMLGEFSAG from the coding sequence ATGGCGCATAAGCAAATATCGGCAGGCGGCGTGGTGTACCGGCGGGGCAGCGCGGGTCTGGAGATACAGCTGATCGTGGACCGTTACGGCAGGGTGGCGCTGCCCAAGGGCAAGATGGAGGAAGGGGAGACGGTCGAGGAGACCGCTCTGCGGGAAATCCGTGAGGAGACCGGCGCTGTCGGCATGATCAGAGCCCCGATTGATATTATAAAATATACGTATGAGCACCGTACCTATGGAACAGTGGATAAAGAGGTCCATTACTTTCTAGTGGAGGCGGTAGGCGGGATCACCAAAGCGCAGGCTGAGGAGATCAACGCGGTTGAATGGCATGGTGCGGACGCTGCCTGGGAGCGGGGAAAGAGCAGGCTGTATGCGAATAATGTGCCTATTCTGCAAAAGGCGATGTCGATGCTGGGAGAATTTTCTGCCGGATAA